A window of Microbacterium lushaniae genomic DNA:
TTCGCGCTGCGGGTGGACGAGTCCGGACGCGTGCGGTTGCGCGCGCGCCTCGCGCGCCTGTCCGACCTGTCGGCCCTGGTCACGCTGGCCCGGCGGCTGTTCGACCTCGACGCCGACCCGGTCGCGATCGACGACGCGCTCGCACAGCATCCGGAACTGGCCCCGCTCGTGGCCAAGACACCGGGAATCCGCGTGCCGGGGGCGGCGGATCCGCACGAGATGCTCATCCGCGCCATGGTCGGCCAGCAGATCACCGTGGCCGCTGCCCGCACGGCGCTGACGGCGCTGGCCGATGCCCTGGGCGAGCGCGTCGCCGCCGTCGAGGGCACCTCCGTGCTGTTCCCGACGATGGCGGCGATCGCCGAGCGCGGGCACGAGGTGCTGCGCGGACCCGCGGCCCGCATCCGCGCCGTCACCGGCGCTGCCGCCGCACTCGCGTCGGGAGACCTCGTCCTCACCAGCGGCGACGACCGCGCCGAGCAGCGCGCGGCGCTGCTCGCGCTGCCGGGGATCGGCCCGTGGACGGCGGACTACGTGCGCATGCGCGTGCTGGCCGACCCCGACGTGCTGCTGCCCGGAGACGTCGCCGCCCGCGCGGGCGCCGCCGCCGCGGGCCTGCCCGCCGATCCCGCCGGGCTCACGGCGTGGTCGACGCGGGTCGCGCCATGGCGCACGTACCTCACGGCCCACCTGTGGCGGGCAGCGCCCATCCGTCCGACCCGCGCGCAGAACTCAGGAAGAACCGCCGCACAGCGGCGCCGGGAGGTGCCGGAGGTGCCGGATCTCCTGAGTTCTGAACAGCCGTCTCGGCTGCCCACGTCCGCCGGAGCCGATACCGAGGAGGTCCTCGCATGACCACGACCGCCACCGCAGTCGCGACCCTGGAAACGGTCGCGACCCCCGACGGGGCATTCACGCTGCTCGCCGACGAGTCCGGTC
This region includes:
- a CDS encoding DNA-3-methyladenine glycosylase 2 family protein yields the protein MSTAGMTFDERYRVIQSRDRRFDGQFVTAVRTTGIYCRPSCPARTPKPAHVTFFATSAAAHEAGFRACRRCLPEAAPGSPEWNVRGDVTARAMRLIAEGVVDREGVPGLARRLGYSSRHLTRLLTAELGAGPLALSRAHRAHTARMLLVGTDLSAADVAFSAGFASVRQFNETVGEVFGMPPLQLRARRRSTDSVGGAIDLVLPHRGPLDADGLFAWMSARALPGVETADAAHFARALRLPGGPGWFALRVDESGRVRLRARLARLSDLSALVTLARRLFDLDADPVAIDDALAQHPELAPLVAKTPGIRVPGAADPHEMLIRAMVGQQITVAAARTALTALADALGERVAAVEGTSVLFPTMAAIAERGHEVLRGPAARIRAVTGAAAALASGDLVLTSGDDRAEQRAALLALPGIGPWTADYVRMRVLADPDVLLPGDVAARAGAAAAGLPADPAGLTAWSTRVAPWRTYLTAHLWRAAPIRPTRAQNSGRTAAQRRREVPEVPDLLSSEQPSRLPTSAGADTEEVLA